The following coding sequences lie in one uncultured Desulfovibrio sp. genomic window:
- a CDS encoding ABC transporter substrate-binding protein: MKRISILFFAAVFWAGSAFSAFAVEKLVVYTSMKESIIGSLKEAFVKKYPDIAMDYQSAGAGKLMAKIATERQSGKIMADIIWTSEVPDFFNMKSEGILEKYDSPELKNVINPFPDFDGSFTAIRLGTLGIAYNKRHVKEAPTQWSDMMKPEFKKAFGIANPALSGTSYMSIQLLVDKFGWEYIENVHKNGARMGKGSGQVIDDTASGDLLACIGVDYIVNEKIKKGADLALVYPPEMLVIPSPAAIFKGTPNLEAAKKFVDFLLSEEGQKILAEQGTLPVRKGIVPPAEFGLPTSEKAFERGIKIDYQHILSEKEATVKKFTDIMMSK; this comes from the coding sequence ATGAAACGAATCAGCATCCTCTTTTTTGCTGCCGTCTTTTGGGCGGGCTCGGCATTTTCGGCTTTTGCAGTCGAAAAACTGGTGGTCTACACCTCCATGAAGGAATCTATTATCGGTTCGCTCAAAGAGGCTTTTGTTAAAAAATATCCTGATATTGCTATGGACTATCAGTCTGCTGGCGCGGGCAAGCTTATGGCGAAAATCGCCACAGAGCGTCAGTCGGGCAAGATCATGGCCGACATTATCTGGACAAGCGAAGTGCCGGACTTCTTTAACATGAAGTCCGAGGGCATCTTGGAAAAATACGATTCCCCCGAGCTGAAGAACGTCATCAATCCTTTTCCCGATTTTGACGGCTCGTTTACGGCAATTCGTCTGGGTACGCTTGGCATCGCCTACAACAAGCGCCACGTGAAGGAAGCTCCCACTCAGTGGAGCGACATGATGAAGCCCGAGTTCAAAAAGGCCTTTGGCATTGCCAACCCGGCGCTTTCCGGCACGTCCTACATGAGCATTCAGCTGCTGGTGGACAAATTTGGCTGGGAATACATAGAGAATGTTCATAAAAACGGCGCGCGTATGGGCAAGGGCTCCGGTCAGGTCATTGACGACACTGCTTCCGGCGACCTTCTGGCCTGCATCGGCGTGGACTACATTGTGAACGAAAAAATCAAGAAGGGCGCAGACCTTGCTCTGGTCTATCCGCCTGAGATGCTGGTAATCCCCAGCCCCGCAGCCATATTCAAGGGTACCCCCAATCTGGAAGCGGCCAAGAAGTTTGTGGACTTTCTGCTTTCAGAAGAAGGGCAGAAGATTCTGGCCGAGCAGGGAACCCTGCCCGTGCGCAAGGGTATTGTGCCTCCGGCGGAATTTGGCCTGCCCACCAGTGAAAAGGCCTTTGAACGCGGCATAAAAATTGATTACCAGCATATTTTGAGCGAAAAGGAAGCCACTGTTAAGAAATTTACAGACATTATGATGTCGAAATAG
- a CDS encoding ABC transporter ATP-binding protein has protein sequence MAEILLENISKSFGDHTVLKDLSLAVRDGECFTLIGPSGCGKTVLLRIMAGFETLDAGRMSIGGEVVADAESGTALPPEQRSLGVVFQDYAVWPHMTVRQNVGYPLKIARRDAAEAAALVQKSIDDVNLTGMEDRLPSQLSGGQQQRVALARALVAQPSLLLLDEPLNNLDANLREEMRFEIKALQKNLGVTILYVTHDQEIALAISDRMALLDEQGAIRQIGTPEELFATPADEFVFSFLGMSNFLLATVDGGVATIDGHVFPLAPQAGLAGEVRVGFRPSDVQLGRQGQGLRATVRRASFLGAFTDYQLDVCGQQVRTAVDTHEALARDLLLHEGDECVINLRGAHWFS, from the coding sequence ATGGCAGAAATACTTCTTGAAAACATATCAAAATCCTTTGGCGACCACACGGTTCTTAAGGATTTATCTCTTGCGGTGCGGGACGGCGAGTGCTTCACCCTCATCGGGCCTTCCGGCTGCGGCAAAACTGTGCTGCTGCGTATCATGGCAGGCTTTGAAACGCTGGATGCCGGGCGCATGAGTATTGGCGGCGAAGTGGTGGCTGATGCCGAGAGCGGCACGGCCCTGCCGCCCGAGCAGCGTAGCCTTGGCGTGGTGTTTCAGGACTATGCCGTGTGGCCGCACATGACGGTGCGCCAGAACGTGGGCTATCCCCTCAAGATCGCCCGTCGTGATGCCGCGGAGGCTGCGGCTCTGGTGCAAAAGAGCATTGATGATGTGAACCTCACCGGCATGGAAGATCGCCTTCCCTCCCAGCTTTCGGGCGGACAGCAGCAGCGGGTGGCCCTGGCCCGCGCCCTGGTGGCCCAGCCCAGCCTCTTGCTGCTGGACGAGCCACTGAACAACCTTGATGCCAACCTGCGTGAAGAAATGCGCTTTGAAATCAAGGCACTGCAAAAAAATCTTGGTGTAACCATCCTGTATGTGACCCATGATCAGGAAATCGCGCTTGCCATCTCTGACCGCATGGCCCTGCTGGACGAGCAGGGGGCTATCCGCCAGATAGGCACGCCGGAAGAGCTCTTTGCTACCCCGGCAGACGAATTTGTTTTCTCCTTCCTGGGCATGAGCAATTTTTTGCTGGCAACCGTAGACGGCGGGGTCGCGACTATTGACGGGCATGTTTTTCCTCTTGCGCCGCAGGCTGGTCTTGCTGGCGAGGTGCGGGTGGGATTCCGTCCGTCAGATGTACAACTGGGCCGTCAGGGACAGGGGTTGCGGGCAACGGTGCGCCGCGCCAGCTTTTTGGGCGCGTTTACCGATTATCAGCTTGACGTGTGCGGCCAGCAGGTGCGCACGGCGGTGGATACCCACGAGGCTCTGGCCCGCGACCTCTTGCTGCACGAAGGGGACGAATGCGTCATCAACCTTCGTGGGGCGCACTGGTTCAGCTAG
- a CDS encoding iron ABC transporter permease translates to MQAVRQQRSWGVAEVILLLSIAILVIVVVVPVALIFFNAFFVNGQFNAADLVKTLSEGETYQALMNSLFIASGVTLCATTVGTFFAWLVTRTDIPYKGFMKSMFLVPFMLPSFIGALAWKMLLSPRAGYINRLWRDVTGAEDALFNIFSYAGIISIETMYLFPFVFIQVCGALERMDPTLEESARISGAGLFTITRKITLPLVLPSILSGALLIMLYSMAHFGTVAVLGIEVGIYNIPTLIYERIHESAGSFASIRTGTVLASVLVVTAGLIIWLQRKVLGSGKYQIIGGKSFRPMELKLRGLRTPLFVFCLLYIAITIVLPTVTIFLVGGLKTYGVPITWENLSLDNYKYVLFEWDQTQQAIKNSIGLGLAAATITMFAGVMISYVIVKMQVRGKGFLEFLGMLPFSVPGSVIALGVILAWSGRFGVNLYNTIWIILIAYIARYMAFSLKANSAALEQVHDSLVEAARACGASMWQALRDVVLPLVRPGMVAAFFLIFLPALRELTVSVMLYGTTSRTIGVAIYTLNEDGETVTSAALAGIALILIVTGQSIINHFAKSRQA, encoded by the coding sequence ATGCAAGCAGTCAGACAACAGCGTTCGTGGGGCGTGGCAGAGGTGATTTTGCTGCTCTCCATTGCTATTCTGGTTATCGTGGTCGTGGTGCCGGTGGCGCTCATCTTTTTCAACGCCTTTTTTGTAAACGGGCAGTTCAACGCGGCGGATCTGGTAAAAACCCTCAGCGAGGGCGAAACCTATCAGGCCCTGATGAACTCGCTGTTTATCGCCAGCGGCGTAACCCTCTGCGCCACCACCGTGGGGACGTTCTTTGCATGGCTGGTGACGCGTACGGATATTCCTTACAAGGGCTTTATGAAGAGCATGTTCCTTGTGCCCTTCATGCTGCCCTCGTTCATCGGCGCGTTGGCCTGGAAGATGCTGCTCTCGCCCCGCGCTGGCTATATCAACAGACTCTGGCGCGATGTCACCGGTGCGGAAGATGCCCTGTTTAACATCTTTTCTTATGCGGGCATCATTTCCATTGAAACCATGTATCTTTTCCCCTTTGTGTTCATTCAGGTATGCGGCGCGCTAGAGCGCATGGACCCCACGCTGGAGGAATCGGCCAGGATATCTGGCGCGGGCCTGTTCACCATTACCCGCAAGATAACCCTGCCCCTGGTGCTGCCCAGCATCCTCTCGGGCGCGCTGCTCATCATGCTGTATTCCATGGCGCACTTTGGCACCGTGGCTGTGCTTGGCATTGAGGTGGGCATCTACAACATCCCCACGCTGATTTACGAGCGCATCCATGAGAGCGCGGGCAGTTTTGCCTCCATCCGCACCGGCACTGTGCTGGCCTCGGTGCTGGTTGTTACGGCGGGCCTGATTATCTGGCTGCAACGCAAGGTGCTGGGTTCCGGTAAATACCAGATCATCGGGGGCAAGAGCTTCCGGCCCATGGAACTCAAGCTGCGCGGTCTGCGTACCCCTCTGTTTGTATTCTGCCTGCTGTACATCGCCATCACCATTGTGCTGCCTACTGTGACCATCTTTCTTGTGGGCGGGCTTAAAACCTACGGCGTGCCCATCACCTGGGAGAATCTGTCGCTCGACAACTACAAGTATGTGCTTTTTGAGTGGGATCAGACCCAGCAGGCCATCAAGAACAGCATCGGCCTTGGGCTGGCTGCCGCCACCATCACCATGTTTGCGGGCGTCATGATTTCTTACGTCATTGTAAAGATGCAGGTGCGGGGCAAGGGCTTTCTGGAATTTCTGGGCATGCTGCCTTTTTCCGTGCCCGGCTCGGTCATCGCCCTTGGCGTGATACTGGCCTGGAGCGGACGCTTTGGCGTGAATCTGTACAACACCATCTGGATTATCCTTATCGCCTACATTGCGCGGTACATGGCTTTTTCGCTCAAGGCCAACTCGGCGGCGCTGGAACAGGTGCACGATTCGCTGGTGGAGGCGGCCCGCGCCTGCGGCGCAAGCATGTGGCAGGCCCTGCGCGATGTGGTGCTGCCCTTGGTGCGGCCCGGCATGGTTGCGGCTTTCTTTCTTATCTTTTTGCCTGCGCTACGTGAACTGACGGTTTCGGTCATGCTTTACGGCACAACCAGCCGCACCATCGGCGTGGCCATCTACACCCTCAATGAAGACGGCGAAACCGTGACATCGGCGGCTCTGGCCGGCATTGCCCTCATTCTTATCGTGACGGGGCAGAGCATTATCAACCACTTCGCCAAGTCCAGGCAGGCCTGA
- a CDS encoding ABC transporter ATP-binding protein: MSITLNNVSKYFGKVKAVSSLNLEIGDGECFSMLGPSGCGKTTTLRMVAGFEDLDEGEISVNGKLLSSGAKKYYLPPEKRDFGMVFQAFAVWPHMSVYENVAFPLHIKKIGSAELHKRTTDALRHTNLLEVAQKSPADLSGGGKQRVALARALAINPSVMLLDEPLSSLDPHLREEMRFEIKELQKIYGFSILYVTHDQSEAMALSDRILVMKNGVVQQVASPLEVYTRPANRFVFSFIGLSNFTEMAVTATHMQLDGVSADFPAGCVPDAAIVQAGRGVVASRPNEIDFVDEGGVPGIVERRTFLGEQLDYQVRVGEQSVRVQKGRYARGPQEGETCRLHFLKPLWFPVDAAS; encoded by the coding sequence ATGTCCATTACACTCAACAATGTTAGCAAGTATTTTGGCAAGGTTAAGGCTGTTTCATCCCTGAACCTTGAAATCGGCGATGGCGAATGCTTTTCCATGCTTGGGCCGTCTGGCTGCGGCAAAACCACGACCCTGCGCATGGTGGCGGGCTTTGAGGATCTGGACGAGGGCGAAATCAGCGTGAACGGCAAGCTGCTTTCGTCCGGCGCCAAAAAATACTATCTGCCGCCTGAAAAACGCGATTTCGGCATGGTGTTTCAGGCCTTTGCCGTGTGGCCGCACATGAGCGTGTATGAAAACGTGGCTTTTCCGCTGCACATCAAGAAGATCGGTTCAGCGGAACTGCACAAGCGCACCACGGATGCCTTGCGGCATACCAACCTGCTGGAAGTTGCACAAAAAAGCCCTGCGGATCTTTCCGGCGGGGGCAAGCAGCGCGTGGCTCTTGCCCGGGCGCTGGCCATCAATCCTTCAGTCATGTTGCTGGACGAGCCGCTTTCAAGCCTCGATCCGCACCTGCGGGAAGAAATGCGCTTTGAGATCAAGGAACTGCAAAAGATTTACGGTTTCTCCATCCTGTATGTGACTCACGATCAGTCTGAGGCCATGGCGCTTTCTGACCGCATCCTGGTGATGAAGAACGGCGTGGTGCAGCAGGTGGCATCGCCCCTGGAGGTCTACACCCGCCCCGCCAACCGTTTTGTGTTCAGCTTCATAGGCTTGTCAAACTTTACGGAGATGGCGGTAACGGCAACACATATGCAGCTTGATGGCGTGAGTGCCGACTTTCCGGCGGGGTGCGTTCCTGATGCCGCCATTGTGCAGGCAGGGCGCGGCGTTGTTGCAAGCCGCCCCAACGAAATTGATTTTGTGGACGAAGGCGGCGTACCCGGCATTGTGGAACGGCGTACATTTCTGGGTGAGCAGCTTGACTATCAGGTACGCGTGGGCGAGCAGAGCGTGCGTGTGCAGAAGGGGCGCTATGCCCGCGGTCCGCAGGAAGGTGAAACCTGCCGCCTGCACTTTTTGAAACCCTTGTGGTTCCCCGTGGATGCCGCCAGCTAA
- a CDS encoding outer membrane homotrimeric porin — translation MKKIATLLLAAGLVFGVATGASAIDFKAKGQWIMSFDYGQNGGFTGGNGKAGFNGASKQYKNEDEFEARQRVRLQLDAVASEALSGTVFFELGDQTWGRSDQGGSLGADGNNVVEVKNAYIDWMVPQTDLKFRMGIQGMALPSFTTGSNVFNDDVAGITASYQFNETVGVTALWARPYNDNYVNTADHSGNRTNYMDNMDVFALLVPLTFDGVKVTPWAMYSAIGPNTFRSEGYNKYFNNSIPTSGKYPVAGMMPVGGALHKDGTTSTKAMGSYGNAVWAGLTGEVTAFDPFRIAWDFNYGSVSYDDSRANRAGWLGSLLFEYKLDWAIPGLYGWYASGDDGNPANGSERMPSISVNNNNNGFSDFAFNGGPMIAREAILGYDMSGTWGIGARLKDMSFIENLKHTFRLNLIGGTNSTTMTRYLTGHNSAYTKITDQGANAQSAGMNPLYMTTNDTALEFGLSNDYKMYDNFVVSLDAAYIATWLDQSKGVWGTSKMNGRSDQERDPWNVNVRFVYSF, via the coding sequence ATGAAAAAGATCGCTACTCTTCTGTTGGCGGCCGGCCTTGTGTTCGGCGTTGCCACGGGCGCCAGCGCCATCGACTTCAAGGCCAAGGGCCAGTGGATCATGAGCTTCGACTACGGCCAGAACGGCGGTTTCACCGGCGGTAACGGCAAGGCAGGCTTCAACGGTGCCTCCAAGCAGTACAAGAACGAAGACGAATTTGAAGCTCGTCAGCGCGTTCGCCTGCAGTTGGACGCAGTGGCTTCTGAAGCCCTGTCCGGCACCGTGTTCTTTGAACTTGGCGACCAGACCTGGGGCCGTTCCGACCAGGGTGGCTCCCTTGGCGCTGACGGCAACAACGTTGTCGAAGTGAAGAACGCCTACATCGACTGGATGGTCCCCCAGACCGACCTGAAGTTCCGCATGGGCATTCAGGGCATGGCTCTGCCCAGCTTCACCACCGGCAGCAACGTCTTCAACGATGACGTGGCCGGCATCACCGCCTCTTACCAGTTCAACGAAACCGTTGGCGTGACCGCCCTGTGGGCCCGTCCTTACAACGACAACTACGTCAATACCGCTGACCACAGCGGCAACCGCACCAACTACATGGACAACATGGACGTGTTTGCCCTGCTGGTGCCCCTGACCTTTGACGGCGTGAAAGTGACCCCTTGGGCCATGTACAGCGCCATCGGTCCCAACACCTTCCGTAGCGAAGGTTACAACAAGTACTTCAACAACTCGATCCCCACCAGCGGCAAGTACCCTGTTGCTGGCATGATGCCCGTTGGCGGCGCCCTGCATAAGGACGGCACCACCAGCACCAAGGCCATGGGCAGCTACGGCAACGCCGTGTGGGCTGGCCTGACCGGCGAAGTGACCGCGTTTGATCCCTTCCGCATCGCGTGGGATTTCAACTACGGTTCCGTCTCCTATGATGACAGCCGCGCCAACCGCGCTGGCTGGCTGGGTTCTTTGCTGTTCGAATACAAGCTTGACTGGGCCATCCCCGGCTTGTACGGCTGGTACGCTTCCGGCGACGACGGCAATCCGGCCAACGGTTCCGAACGCATGCCTTCCATCAGCGTGAACAACAACAACAACGGCTTCTCTGACTTCGCCTTCAACGGCGGACCCATGATCGCCCGCGAAGCCATCCTTGGCTACGACATGTCCGGCACCTGGGGTATCGGCGCCCGCTTGAAGGATATGAGCTTCATCGAAAACCTGAAGCACACCTTCCGCTTGAACCTCATCGGCGGCACCAACAGCACCACCATGACCCGTTACCTGACTGGTCACAACAGTGCTTACACCAAGATCACCGATCAGGGTGCCAACGCCCAGTCCGCTGGCATGAACCCCTTGTACATGACCACCAACGACACCGCGTTGGAATTCGGTCTGTCCAACGATTACAAGATGTATGACAACTTTGTCGTGTCTCTTGACGCCGCCTACATCGCCACCTGGCTTGACCAGTCCAAGGGCGTGTGGGGCACCAGCAAGATGAACGGCCGTAGCGACCAGGAACGTGATCCCTGGAACGTGAACGTCCGTTTCGTGTACTCCTTCTAA
- the hcp gene encoding hydroxylamine reductase — MFCFQCQETVGNKGCTQVGVCGKKPETAALQDVLVYVTKGLAQVATKLRAQGKTVTHEIDRMVVGNLFCTITNANFDDDMIAERVRKTCAAKKTLMAELGSRDGLADAALWESDDKAAMLAKAATVGVLATSDDDVRSLRWLVTFGLKGMAAYAKHADVLGKHDPAVDNFIQEALAKTLDDSLSVADLVALTLETGNKGVSVMALLDAANTGTYGNPEITKVNIGVGTNPGILISGHDLRDLQMLLEQTEGTGVDVYTHSEMLPAHYYPAFKKFSHFKGNYGNAWWKQKEEFDTFNGPILLTTNCLVPPKDSYKDRVYTTGIVGFPGCKHIPGEIGEHKDFSAIIAHAKTCPAPTEIETGEIVGGFAHNQVLALADKVVDAVKSGAIKKFVVMAGCDGRAKSRSYYTEFAEGLPKDTVILTAGCAKYRYNKLDLGDIGGIPRVLDAGQCNDSYSLAVVALKLKEVFGLADINDLPIVYNIAWYEQKAVIVLLALLALGVKNIHLGPTLPAFLSPNVAKVLVEQFSICGISTPQDDLKAFFG, encoded by the coding sequence ATGTTCTGCTTTCAGTGCCAGGAAACCGTGGGCAACAAAGGCTGCACCCAAGTAGGCGTGTGCGGCAAAAAGCCCGAAACCGCCGCCCTTCAGGACGTGCTGGTATATGTGACCAAGGGCCTTGCGCAGGTTGCTACCAAACTGCGCGCCCAGGGCAAGACCGTGACCCACGAAATCGATCGCATGGTTGTGGGCAACCTTTTCTGCACCATTACCAACGCCAACTTTGACGACGACATGATCGCCGAGCGTGTGCGCAAGACCTGTGCCGCCAAAAAAACCCTGATGGCCGAGCTTGGCTCGCGCGACGGGCTGGCCGATGCTGCCCTGTGGGAATCGGACGACAAGGCCGCCATGCTTGCCAAGGCTGCCACTGTGGGCGTTCTTGCCACCAGTGACGACGATGTGCGCTCCCTGCGCTGGCTCGTGACCTTTGGGCTCAAGGGTATGGCCGCCTATGCCAAGCATGCCGATGTGCTGGGCAAGCATGATCCCGCCGTGGACAACTTCATTCAGGAAGCTCTGGCAAAGACTCTGGACGACAGCCTTTCCGTGGCCGATCTCGTGGCCCTGACCCTTGAAACCGGCAACAAGGGCGTGAGCGTTATGGCTCTGCTGGATGCCGCCAACACCGGCACCTACGGCAATCCCGAAATCACCAAGGTCAACATTGGCGTGGGCACCAACCCTGGCATCCTGATTTCCGGTCACGATCTGCGCGACCTGCAAATGCTGCTTGAGCAGACCGAAGGCACGGGCGTGGACGTGTACACCCACTCCGAAATGCTGCCCGCCCACTACTACCCCGCTTTCAAGAAGTTCAGCCACTTCAAGGGCAACTATGGCAATGCGTGGTGGAAGCAGAAGGAAGAATTTGACACCTTCAACGGCCCCATCCTGCTGACCACCAACTGCCTTGTGCCGCCCAAGGACAGCTACAAAGACCGCGTGTATACCACAGGCATTGTGGGCTTCCCCGGCTGCAAGCACATCCCCGGTGAAATCGGCGAGCACAAGGACTTTTCGGCCATTATCGCCCACGCCAAGACCTGCCCCGCACCCACGGAAATTGAGACCGGCGAGATTGTGGGCGGCTTTGCGCACAATCAGGTGCTGGCCCTGGCCGACAAGGTCGTTGACGCAGTGAAGTCTGGCGCCATCAAAAAGTTTGTGGTCATGGCTGGCTGCGATGGCCGCGCCAAGAGCCGCTCCTACTACACCGAGTTTGCTGAAGGCCTGCCCAAGGATACCGTCATCCTTACCGCTGGTTGCGCCAAATACCGCTACAACAAGCTTGACCTCGGTGATATCGGCGGCATCCCCCGCGTGCTGGACGCCGGTCAGTGCAACGACTCCTACTCCTTGGCCGTAGTCGCGCTGAAACTCAAGGAAGTGTTTGGTCTGGCCGACATCAACGATCTGCCCATTGTGTACAATATCGCCTGGTACGAACAGAAGGCTGTTATCGTGCTGCTGGCCCTGCTGGCCCTCGGCGTGAAGAATATCCACCTTGGACCCACGCTGCCCGCCTTCCTTTCGCCCAACGTGGCCAAGGTGCTGGTGGAACAGTTCAGCATCTGCGGCATCAGCACCCCGCAGGACGACCTTAAGGCTTTCTTCGGTTAA
- a CDS encoding cupin domain-containing protein: MDRILKNLEFAVALPLAAQVECQPGQIASKTLIQNASVSITLFAFDANEEISAHTSTGDAMVLVLEGAAQVTISGQLHTVQAGEVIVMPAGQPHAVRAQERFKMLLTVVFPTPKTPA; the protein is encoded by the coding sequence ATGGACCGCATTCTCAAAAACCTTGAATTCGCCGTAGCGCTGCCCCTGGCCGCGCAGGTAGAGTGCCAGCCTGGCCAGATCGCCAGCAAGACCCTTATCCAAAACGCCTCTGTCAGCATTACCCTGTTTGCCTTTGACGCCAACGAAGAAATCAGCGCCCACACCTCCACGGGTGATGCCATGGTTCTCGTGCTTGAAGGCGCGGCACAAGTAACCATCAGCGGCCAGTTGCATACGGTTCAGGCGGGTGAAGTGATTGTCATGCCCGCCGGTCAGCCGCACGCAGTACGCGCACAAGAGCGCTTCAAAATGCTGCTTACCGTTGTTTTTCCTACCCCCAAGACCCCCGCGTAG
- a CDS encoding Crp/Fnr family transcriptional regulator, whose protein sequence is MERALEASPLFSGMTGHEARLCLACSGAFEEQHGKGALIFAESDPPERLYVLLEGAVNVCRESTEGRRAVMARVDAPGDLFGEVHVFLGRPNYGCSVLAETPVRILGIPARFFYATCEKACSVHSRMIRNMLGIFAHKAFFLTRRISLLSSGSLRRKLAALLLEHRRPDGAVSLAMNREQMADFLGVTRPSLSRELAAMRDEGLLQMEGRSIRVPDIASLNFLCEYFPA, encoded by the coding sequence ATGGAACGCGCATTGGAAGCATCACCGCTGTTTTCGGGCATGACCGGGCACGAAGCCAGACTGTGTCTTGCATGCAGCGGCGCTTTTGAAGAGCAGCATGGCAAGGGCGCGCTGATTTTTGCAGAATCCGACCCGCCGGAGAGGCTGTATGTATTGCTTGAAGGTGCGGTGAACGTGTGCCGTGAATCCACCGAAGGCAGACGCGCCGTGATGGCACGCGTGGACGCCCCAGGTGACCTATTTGGCGAGGTACACGTTTTTCTGGGCCGCCCAAACTATGGTTGCAGCGTCTTGGCCGAAACGCCTGTGAGGATACTTGGCATTCCCGCCCGTTTTTTCTACGCCACTTGCGAAAAAGCCTGCTCAGTTCATTCACGCATGATCCGCAACATGCTCGGAATTTTTGCGCACAAGGCTTTTTTTCTTACACGCCGCATTTCACTGCTGTCATCCGGCAGCTTGCGGCGCAAGCTTGCAGCCCTGCTGCTGGAACACCGCCGCCCTGACGGCGCTGTTTCACTGGCAATGAACCGCGAACAAATGGCTGATTTTCTGGGTGTAACCCGCCCGTCACTTTCACGCGAGCTCGCCGCCATGCGCGACGAGGGCCTTCTGCAAATGGAGGGTAGAAGCATTCGCGTTCCTGACATCGCCTCACTGAATTTTTTATGCGAGTATTTCCCAGCCTGA
- a CDS encoding polysaccharide biosynthesis/export family protein, with protein MSHRTIFTFLLIFFALSSAVKAENAPQPYAANLFQGNFSQSKDAAKDAKDASIIAPGDRVVLRLWGGDLKVDSTLTVAADGHLDVPEVGAIPVAGLGYDKLAEALRSKLAANGHADAQIYAAPLDARPVAVFVTGGVARPGRYTGTPGDPLLSFLDKAGGLDPMRGSYRDIRLMRDGKAVASLDLYPFARKGVLPAVRVQEGDTLVVGDKGPTITAIGAVRTSAKFEFPKGKSTGTALIELAEPQNSASHIALSGTRNGAPYSTYLPLKELRNLMLEDGDQVQFIADAPGNTMMVEVQGAVRGASRFPVRRGARLQEVKNFIAVEPGRANLQAMYIKRKSVAARQKKAIADSLRRLEETALTASSASADEAAIRAKEAEMVSKFVERAKTVEPEGVVVLDGGPDKADLSLEDGDIIVIPAKSDVVLVSGEVMMPQAMLWGKKKDVDDYIKGAGGYTNRADHDKVLVLHQNGSVSQNGDDILPGDQVMVLPKVESKNMQAVKDITQVIMQVVVSARLLLGMPSL; from the coding sequence ATGTCGCACAGAACTATTTTCACTTTTCTGCTGATCTTTTTCGCCCTGTCCAGCGCGGTCAAGGCCGAAAATGCACCCCAGCCCTACGCTGCCAACCTGTTTCAGGGCAATTTTTCGCAGAGCAAGGACGCCGCCAAGGACGCCAAGGATGCCTCCATCATCGCACCGGGCGACCGGGTGGTGCTGCGCCTGTGGGGCGGCGACCTCAAGGTGGACAGCACCCTGACTGTGGCCGCCGACGGGCATCTGGACGTACCCGAGGTGGGGGCCATACCCGTGGCTGGCCTTGGCTACGACAAGCTGGCCGAAGCCTTGCGCAGCAAACTCGCCGCCAATGGGCACGCTGATGCGCAAATTTACGCTGCGCCTCTGGATGCTCGGCCTGTGGCAGTTTTTGTCACAGGCGGCGTTGCCAGACCTGGCCGGTACACCGGCACCCCCGGCGACCCGTTGCTGAGCTTTCTGGACAAGGCCGGAGGCCTTGACCCCATGCGCGGCAGTTATCGTGACATCCGCCTGATGCGCGATGGCAAGGCTGTTGCCAGCCTCGACCTCTACCCCTTTGCCCGCAAGGGCGTGTTGCCCGCAGTGCGCGTGCAGGAAGGCGACACGCTTGTGGTGGGCGACAAAGGCCCCACCATCACGGCCATCGGCGCGGTGCGCACCTCTGCAAAATTTGAATTCCCCAAGGGCAAATCCACGGGCACGGCTCTGATTGAACTGGCCGAACCGCAGAACAGCGCCTCGCACATCGCCCTTTCCGGCACCCGCAACGGCGCGCCTTACAGCACCTATCTGCCGCTCAAGGAACTGCGCAACCTGATGCTTGAAGACGGCGATCAGGTACAGTTTATTGCAGATGCGCCCGGCAATACCATGATGGTTGAGGTGCAGGGCGCAGTGCGCGGGGCTTCGCGCTTTCCCGTGCGGCGCGGCGCCCGCCTGCAGGAAGTGAAGAACTTTATTGCCGTTGAGCCTGGCCGCGCCAACCTTCAGGCCATGTACATCAAACGCAAGAGCGTTGCCGCCAGGCAGAAAAAGGCCATTGCCGATTCCCTGCGCAGACTGGAGGAAACAGCCCTCACGGCTTCCTCTGCCAGCGCGGACGAAGCCGCCATCCGAGCCAAGGAGGCGGAGATGGTCTCCAAGTTCGTGGAACGGGCCAAGACCGTGGAACCGGAAGGCGTGGTTGTGCTTGACGGCGGGCCGGACAAAGCCGACCTCTCGCTGGAAGACGGCGATATTATTGTGATCCCCGCTAAGAGCGACGTTGTGCTGGTGAGCGGCGAGGTCATGATGCCGCAGGCCATGCTGTGGGGCAAAAAGAAGGATGTGGACGATTACATCAAGGGTGCTGGCGGCTATACCAACCGTGCCGACCACGACAAGGTTCTGGTGCTGCACCAGAACGGTTCCGTGTCGCAGAACGGCGATGATATTCTGCCCGGCGATCAGGTAATGGTGCTGCCCAAGGTGGAATCCAAAAACATGCAGGCAGTCAAGGACATCACCCAGGTTATCATGCAGGTGGTTGTTTCCGCCCGGTTGCTGCTGGGCATGCCGTCGTTGTAA